From one Bacteroides fragilis NCTC 9343 genomic stretch:
- a CDS encoding DUF3575 domain-containing protein: MNKKVIWSFLISVLLGQCNLLYAQNIVAKTNILYDMTSTINLGMEFGLGPKWTLDLSGNYNPWTFSDNHKIKHWMVQPEVRYWTCQRYRGHFIGLHTHYAFYNLSGTLPWGIKTNFIKNNRYQGWLAGTGVSYGYQWILSNRWNLEVTVGLGYAYAKYDKYPCYRCSEKINSGNKHFVGPTKVGLSLIYVIK, from the coding sequence ATGAATAAGAAAGTAATATGGTCTTTTTTAATTAGTGTCCTGTTAGGGCAGTGTAACCTTCTTTATGCTCAAAATATCGTTGCAAAGACCAACATATTGTATGACATGACCTCTACTATCAACTTGGGAATGGAATTCGGATTAGGTCCCAAATGGACTTTGGATTTATCCGGGAATTATAATCCGTGGACATTCTCTGATAATCATAAAATAAAGCACTGGATGGTGCAACCTGAAGTCAGATACTGGACCTGCCAGAGATATAGAGGACATTTTATTGGTTTACATACACATTATGCTTTTTATAATCTGAGCGGGACTCTTCCTTGGGGAATAAAAACAAATTTTATTAAGAATAATCGTTATCAGGGATGGCTTGCTGGAACCGGAGTTTCTTATGGGTATCAGTGGATTTTATCTAATCGGTGGAATCTGGAGGTGACGGTAGGCTTGGGATATGCTTATGCAAAATATGACAAGTATCCTTGTTACCGTTGTAGTGAGAAAATAAATTCAGGTAATAAACATTTTGTCGGACCAACAAAGGTAGGACTGTCTTTGATTTATGTAATTAAGTAG
- a CDS encoding DUF3868 domain-containing protein: MEKYMKRYFVLGLIIWSSFDIGAMEAEYNRISVPDCQMELDGDSVRLTMTIDIENVKVSTNHSVEYTPVLISYEHGEDSVAKLPKILLKGRMEYKAYQRYVSSKEYRKVALKEQKEQYFLVLKGYGPEKQRTVQYSAVLPAQEWMRNARLELRGDDCGCGKVLALKRGELVLDIVDNTLPLIAENIRENDIISERAAMTVAQEISQKEKFVQPFSKSDIIRDKEKLANGEVANSLLIYFPWNSAKVDSGYMNNREVCAKIIDIINKLNAADDSKVVKVLIGGFASIEGKYDYNKQLAANRIQGLCDFLKENTAIQDEQLELYNGGENWSELRTMILKSDISYKREVLDIIDHISIKDGRERKLMDLKSGKPYRYIKEHFFPKLRYAGYIKVYYELNKQ, from the coding sequence ATGGAAAAATATATGAAAAGATATTTTGTTTTAGGGCTTATCATATGGAGCTCTTTTGATATTGGAGCTATGGAAGCAGAGTACAATCGAATATCCGTACCTGATTGCCAAATGGAATTGGATGGTGATTCGGTACGCTTAACTATGACAATAGATATTGAAAATGTCAAAGTAAGTACTAATCACTCAGTTGAATATACTCCGGTACTTATATCTTATGAGCATGGTGAAGATAGTGTTGCAAAGTTACCCAAAATACTTTTAAAAGGACGGATGGAATACAAAGCTTATCAAAGGTACGTTTCTTCGAAAGAGTATCGCAAGGTAGCTTTGAAAGAGCAAAAAGAACAATATTTTCTCGTATTGAAAGGTTATGGCCCGGAAAAACAAAGAACAGTACAATATTCAGCCGTTTTACCTGCTCAGGAATGGATGCGAAATGCAAGACTGGAGTTACGTGGAGATGATTGTGGTTGTGGAAAGGTATTGGCCTTGAAAAGAGGAGAATTGGTATTGGATATCGTTGATAATACTTTGCCCTTAATAGCCGAGAATATCAGAGAAAATGATATTATTTCAGAGAGAGCTGCGATGACAGTTGCGCAGGAAATTTCCCAGAAGGAGAAATTTGTACAACCTTTCTCTAAATCGGATATTATCCGAGATAAGGAAAAACTTGCTAATGGAGAAGTGGCTAATAGTCTTTTGATTTATTTCCCTTGGAACAGTGCAAAAGTGGATAGCGGTTACATGAATAACAGAGAGGTTTGTGCTAAAATAATAGATATTATTAATAAGCTTAATGCTGCTGATGATTCGAAAGTTGTAAAAGTACTTATTGGAGGATTTGCTTCTATTGAGGGGAAATACGATTATAATAAGCAGCTAGCTGCTAACCGTATCCAGGGTCTTTGTGATTTTTTAAAAGAGAATACAGCTATCCAAGATGAACAGTTAGAACTTTATAATGGAGGAGAAAATTGGAGTGAATTGAGAACGATGATTTTGAAGTCTGATATAAGTTATAAAAGAGAGGTGTTGGATATCATCGATCATATAAGTATAAAAGATGGTAGAGAACGTAAACTGATGGATTTGAAAAGCGGTAAACCGTATCGCTATATCAAAGAGCACTTTTTTCCTAAACTCCGTTATGCGGGATATATAAAAGTGTATTACGAACTAAATAAACAATAG
- a CDS encoding FimB/Mfa2 family fimbrial subunit, translating into MEDKKIKFQIICFLFFFLLSGCISENTDDCSQGTFLKFRYVLNPANEDLFSSSVDVVTVYVFDSEKKFVTMKVDSGYNLSGGNIMKLNLPDGRYDIVAIGGDLADYHIGTFDSTAEEFFKSGLEPFITSLNDFRLKVVSVRQGTLFPDSLKDLFVGMVENVEVRSGKEFNYMIDFTKNTNRVELRVLGLEHMEYTPVLSADNGRYNYRNAIPNDALERIYVPLSSNTRSEGKIFTYNILRLMEDRWVSLHFLDNRGNNIIPEFEGLNIIEEIMKSPKYNQQMDLDREDYYEIELKFDGLTLVSMKINGWEIISINPEV; encoded by the coding sequence ATGGAAGATAAGAAAATAAAGTTTCAGATTATCTGTTTTCTCTTTTTCTTTTTATTATCAGGGTGTATTTCGGAGAATACCGATGATTGTTCACAGGGAACTTTCTTGAAGTTCAGATATGTGTTGAATCCTGCCAACGAAGATTTATTTTCTTCTTCTGTGGATGTTGTAACAGTATATGTTTTCGATTCCGAAAAGAAATTTGTTACGATGAAAGTTGATTCCGGATATAATCTTTCGGGCGGAAATATTATGAAACTTAATCTGCCTGATGGCAGATATGATATTGTAGCTATCGGTGGGGATTTGGCTGATTATCATATCGGAACATTCGATAGTACGGCTGAAGAGTTCTTTAAATCCGGACTTGAGCCTTTCATAACATCCTTAAATGATTTTCGGCTGAAAGTTGTATCTGTCAGGCAAGGCACTTTGTTTCCGGACTCTTTAAAAGACTTGTTTGTGGGAATGGTAGAAAATGTAGAGGTGAGGTCGGGAAAAGAGTTTAATTACATGATTGATTTTACAAAGAATACAAATCGTGTGGAACTTCGTGTATTGGGCTTGGAGCATATGGAGTATACTCCTGTTCTCTCAGCGGATAACGGAAGGTATAATTACAGAAATGCCATACCCAATGATGCTTTGGAAAGAATATATGTTCCGTTGTCTTCTAATACTAGAAGTGAGGGGAAAATATTTACATATAATATATTGCGTTTAATGGAGGACCGCTGGGTTTCTTTACATTTTTTGGATAACCGTGGAAATAATATTATACCAGAATTCGAAGGGTTGAATATTATTGAGGAGATAATGAAATCTCCTAAATATAATCAACAGATGGATCTTGATAGAGAAGATTATTATGAAATTGAACTCAAGTTTGATGGGTTGACTTTGGTCTCGATGAAGATTAATGGTTGGGAAATTATTTCTATCAATCCGGAGGTCTAA
- a CDS encoding fibrobacter succinogenes major paralogous domain-containing protein — protein MNYISILFVLFMFLYACTDENIINDASGRIPEAPEGKANIAVKFQSGSFNKPVTKATIHNDGDFDNPWVLSFKLPAGGATTSDAVFVEAVPTKQIAGQMIVQLSVSNEPHVLYFVANADAMIMSKKESFSGKTYDEIAGLLTFGDPVSSGGAGLTPLSNPQGRIPFVNEKIPMTSMIRVDKIEKNMSLEQVVNLSRIVSKLYIDATKANQKNSFILTGFTVVDVPSVGYFDNMLPIDRVTPQEVVDYGTKDDTATRLSGLIISDIVGNTTKSDVSDRPVYVYPFLTGDNRGGEYGIILSGHFGNNIDRYFYVKLGGPKSSAQLNKPNVSYKINVESVENRGYATIEEALVNYQPGTGVVCRVTLLDDFHELVANGQYYLGLSNSEFCFYADGEQNDIIVTTVTTNAYDRGNVAPSSSIELLNARGMELVAGQTINSNSTDIKVNFTNSVSAEGTVRVTIGNLVKDISVTKQNVFLSNYESGNNGVLIGEHIVSAYIQSDTQSGNGNVGLATMVNSLDRRTEIETSLEGGTDLYLFYRRRIGNQDLKICAYNSVGNTRLIELKTSLPQFAGSNIYWDGTKLTFDDTPSEGQRAPHERYQGLYFRYGSLFALGGDASTPEVTFNPTSEVYDIRNIPYAINEIVPPLNQSNREDNLSGLNIDDYSKGIGDICRYMTARGWAPLGKKWKTPSGYELKTLENNHDLLTTIGPYGEDNSKSHQWGQYEVPAGTTLLNIYFPVSGLRDNSNGRLTNLSFGAYYNSSSATATNACVAIVGGRGDFLISPNSGRYWFRTVRCVVDDSPEPVTPIYTLSYDVNKQEGRDIIIPKGTKLLRQHVEQNGSVQLSGTRLEASGRVHVGWSINGKEYALGGLVNNITSDLVAKAIWVKGYWVGNSIWASGNLCSGKFATTQEYISKVWNGGDYYNWNCKDPLDIDKEEIYTGWNPLNDPCPIGWKTPSKADFDNLVSAGYVYGLKNGVAGYWFGTVTLPTAEKQDDYLFMPSKGGYRDLNSTGLAQVESYTTYWSTIKEDAGGTNPYLLELKTDNSGIRVRTTHSTRYGVHVRCIKDID, from the coding sequence ATGAACTATATAAGTATACTGTTCGTTCTGTTTATGTTTTTATATGCATGTACGGACGAAAATATTATTAATGATGCTTCAGGACGTATACCTGAAGCACCTGAAGGGAAAGCTAATATTGCTGTAAAGTTTCAATCGGGTTCTTTCAATAAACCGGTTACCAAAGCAACAATTCACAATGATGGTGATTTTGATAATCCATGGGTATTATCATTTAAACTGCCGGCCGGAGGAGCAACAACTTCGGATGCTGTTTTTGTGGAGGCTGTACCGACTAAACAAATAGCCGGTCAGATGATTGTGCAGCTATCAGTAAGTAATGAACCGCATGTGTTGTATTTTGTTGCGAATGCGGATGCAATGATTATGAGTAAAAAGGAGTCTTTCAGTGGGAAAACATATGATGAGATAGCCGGTCTGCTGACATTTGGTGATCCGGTTTCATCGGGAGGTGCAGGATTGACTCCACTTTCCAATCCGCAGGGAAGAATTCCTTTTGTTAATGAGAAGATTCCAATGACTTCAATGATTCGGGTCGATAAAATAGAGAAAAATATGTCATTGGAACAAGTGGTGAATTTGAGCAGAATAGTTTCTAAACTATACATTGATGCGACAAAAGCGAATCAGAAAAATAGTTTTATATTGACAGGATTCACAGTTGTCGATGTCCCGTCAGTGGGATATTTTGATAATATGCTTCCAATTGATAGGGTGACGCCTCAGGAGGTTGTTGATTATGGGACGAAAGATGATACTGCTACTCGTCTTTCAGGACTGATAATTAGTGATATTGTGGGAAATACTACTAAGTCGGATGTTTCTGACCGTCCGGTTTATGTATATCCATTCTTGACCGGAGATAATAGAGGTGGAGAGTATGGGATCATTTTGTCAGGACATTTTGGTAATAATATTGATAGATATTTTTACGTGAAGCTTGGTGGTCCTAAAAGTAGTGCACAATTAAATAAGCCCAATGTCAGCTATAAAATCAATGTAGAGTCAGTGGAGAATAGGGGATATGCTACTATTGAGGAGGCTTTAGTGAATTATCAACCGGGTACAGGGGTTGTATGCCGGGTTACTTTGCTGGATGATTTTCATGAATTAGTGGCTAACGGCCAATATTATTTAGGCCTGTCGAATTCAGAGTTTTGTTTTTATGCGGACGGAGAACAAAATGATATTATAGTGACTACAGTCACTACGAATGCTTATGATAGAGGGAATGTGGCACCTTCGTCGTCCATCGAATTGCTTAACGCAAGAGGGATGGAACTGGTAGCCGGACAAACAATAAACTCTAACTCAACAGATATTAAGGTTAACTTTACTAATTCTGTTTCGGCTGAAGGAACTGTTAGAGTTACAATTGGTAATTTGGTGAAAGATATATCTGTGACTAAACAGAATGTTTTTCTTTCCAACTATGAATCCGGTAATAATGGAGTACTAATTGGAGAACATATTGTTAGTGCATATATTCAGTCTGATACCCAATCCGGCAATGGAAACGTAGGTTTAGCTACCATGGTCAATTCTTTGGATAGACGAACTGAGATAGAGACATCTTTAGAAGGAGGTACTGATTTATATTTGTTTTATCGAAGACGCATTGGAAATCAGGATCTAAAAATCTGTGCGTATAATAGTGTGGGGAATACCCGTTTGATCGAATTAAAAACATCGTTACCTCAATTTGCCGGGTCGAATATTTATTGGGACGGAACAAAACTGACTTTTGATGATACCCCGAGTGAGGGGCAGAGAGCACCTCATGAACGTTATCAGGGGCTTTATTTTAGATATGGATCTTTATTTGCATTAGGAGGAGATGCCTCCACTCCGGAGGTTACTTTTAATCCGACTAGTGAAGTATATGATATTAGAAATATCCCTTATGCTATTAATGAAATAGTCCCGCCATTGAATCAAAGCAATAGAGAGGATAATTTATCCGGATTGAATATTGATGACTATTCGAAAGGAATTGGAGATATTTGTAGATATATGACTGCAAGAGGATGGGCACCTCTTGGAAAGAAGTGGAAGACCCCATCGGGATATGAATTGAAAACTTTAGAGAACAATCACGATTTACTTACAACGATAGGTCCCTATGGAGAGGATAATTCCAAGTCTCATCAATGGGGACAATACGAAGTACCGGCAGGTACAACTTTATTAAATATTTATTTTCCTGTATCCGGTTTGAGAGATAATAGTAACGGTAGATTGACTAATTTATCTTTTGGGGCATATTATAATTCCTCTTCTGCAACGGCAACTAATGCCTGTGTAGCTATAGTAGGGGGGAGAGGAGATTTTCTTATTTCCCCTAATTCGGGTAGATATTGGTTTAGGACTGTTCGGTGTGTTGTCGATGATTCTCCAGAACCTGTAACTCCGATATATACGCTTTCATATGATGTGAATAAGCAGGAAGGAAGGGATATTATTATTCCGAAAGGAACTAAATTATTAAGACAGCATGTGGAGCAGAATGGTTCTGTTCAACTTTCTGGTACCAGATTGGAAGCTTCTGGACGGGTTCATGTGGGCTGGAGCATTAATGGTAAAGAGTATGCTTTAGGAGGATTGGTCAATAACATAACTTCAGATTTGGTGGCTAAGGCTATTTGGGTAAAGGGATATTGGGTAGGCAATTCAATCTGGGCGTCTGGAAATTTATGCTCTGGTAAATTTGCCACTACACAGGAGTACATAAGTAAAGTTTGGAATGGAGGAGACTATTATAATTGGAATTGTAAGGATCCTTTGGATATTGATAAGGAAGAAATTTATACCGGATGGAATCCTTTAAATGATCCATGTCCGATTGGTTGGAAAACACCATCAAAAGCGGATTTTGATAATTTGGTTAGTGCCGGATATGTATATGGATTAAAGAATGGTGTAGCAGGCTATTGGTTTGGAACTGTGACATTGCCTACCGCAGAAAAACAAGATGATTACTTATTTATGCCATCTAAAGGTGGATACAGAGATCTGAACTCAACAGGTCTTGCTCAAGTAGAATCTTACACAACATATTGGAGTACGATAAAAGAAGATGCAGGAGGAACTAATCCTTACTTGTTGGAACTAAAGACTGACAATTCTGGTATACGTGTTCGTACTACACATTCTACACGTTATGGAGTACATGTCCGTTGTATCAAGGATATAGATTAG
- a CDS encoding S41 family peptidase, which produces MKRGKRLILPLLGTLILTSLFSCGVDRWPEYYPETGRDIWIDSVMRQEYLWYRDMPSPAAPDYFQKPEAFLKKAVASMDNGFSKIDSLLDEPIPSYGFDYTLYKVLDNDTAYNALISYVVPGSPAEEAGLQRGHWIMMMNGDYITKKVESELLQGSTRQLQIGVYKEVVGEDGEVTGGVVPIGETTMPASRSLVDKPVHRFEIIPWNGKKVGYLMYNEFKAGPTTDSQAYNDDLRRAFRDFQTGGVNEFVLDLRYNTGGSLDCAQLLCTMLAPADKMNQLLALLRYSDKRVEANQDLTFNPELIQSGANLNLSTVYVLTTNATRGAAEMVINCLNPYMKVVLIGTKTAGEYVATKPFVHPTDRFILNLVVCNVYNAEEKSDYATGFKPTYEYNEDSYLSTYLPFGNTNETLLNAALKIMSGITDK; this is translated from the coding sequence ATGAAAAGAGGAAAACGATTGATACTTCCCTTACTGGGAACTCTTATACTGACAAGTCTTTTTTCCTGTGGTGTAGACCGCTGGCCGGAATATTATCCGGAGACGGGACGCGATATTTGGATAGACAGTGTGATGCGTCAGGAGTATCTGTGGTATAGAGATATGCCATCACCTGCTGCTCCGGACTATTTTCAGAAACCGGAAGCGTTTCTGAAAAAAGCCGTCGCTTCCATGGATAATGGCTTTAGTAAGATCGACTCCTTGCTGGATGAACCTATTCCGAGCTATGGTTTTGATTATACTTTATATAAAGTGCTTGATAATGATACAGCGTATAACGCTTTAATCTCTTATGTGGTGCCCGGATCGCCTGCCGAAGAAGCTGGATTGCAGCGTGGTCATTGGATTATGATGATGAATGGAGATTATATCACTAAAAAGGTTGAATCGGAATTACTGCAGGGAAGTACCCGTCAACTTCAGATAGGTGTTTATAAAGAAGTTGTCGGTGAAGATGGTGAGGTAACCGGTGGGGTGGTGCCGATAGGAGAGACGACAATGCCCGCTTCACGTTCTTTGGTGGATAAGCCTGTTCACCGTTTTGAGATTATTCCATGGAATGGGAAAAAGGTAGGCTATTTGATGTATAATGAATTTAAGGCAGGGCCGACGACAGACAGTCAGGCTTATAATGATGATTTGCGTAGGGCCTTCCGGGATTTCCAGACAGGAGGGGTAAATGAGTTTGTATTAGATTTACGCTATAACACCGGAGGCAGTTTAGATTGTGCCCAGTTGCTCTGTACGATGCTTGCTCCGGCTGATAAGATGAATCAATTGTTGGCTCTATTGAGATACAGTGATAAACGCGTGGAAGCAAATCAGGATTTGACATTCAATCCGGAGCTTATCCAATCCGGTGCCAATCTTAACCTGTCTACTGTTTATGTACTGACTACCAATGCTACCAGAGGGGCGGCGGAGATGGTTATCAATTGTCTTAATCCTTATATGAAGGTTGTATTGATAGGTACTAAAACGGCGGGGGAATATGTTGCTACAAAGCCTTTTGTTCATCCAACGGATCGGTTTATATTGAATCTGGTTGTTTGCAATGTATACAATGCAGAAGAAAAGTCAGATTATGCCACCGGTTTCAAACCTACATACGAATACAATGAAGATTCTTATCTGAGTACTTATTTGCCTTTTGGCAATACGAATGAAACTTTATTGAATGCAGCATTGAAAATCATGAGTGGAATAACGGATAAGTAA
- a CDS encoding DUF3795 domain-containing protein, with translation MKQLIACCGLDCENCDARIATVRDDNELREKTAQKWSIMNNAPEITPATINCMGCRTDGAKFAYCNDYCSIRKCVNEKGYNTCGDCKELDDCQIVGAIFQHAPDAKENLL, from the coding sequence ATGAAACAATTAATTGCATGTTGCGGATTAGATTGCGAAAATTGCGATGCCCGTATAGCCACTGTCCGAGATGATAATGAATTAAGAGAGAAAACCGCCCAAAAGTGGAGCATAATGAACAATGCACCGGAAATTACACCGGCAACCATAAATTGTATGGGGTGTCGCACGGACGGAGCGAAATTTGCGTATTGCAATGATTATTGTTCAATTCGAAAATGTGTAAATGAGAAGGGATATAATACCTGTGGCGATTGTAAGGAGCTGGATGATTGTCAGATAGTAGGTGCTATTTTTCAGCATGCCCCTGATGCGAAAGAAAATCTTCTATGA
- a CDS encoding bifunctional helix-turn-helix transcriptional regulator/GNAT family N-acetyltransferase produces MKQEYISRIRSFNRYYTKILGILNKYYLGSELGLPEVRIIQDVYLHPDRSSKDISNELNMDKGLLSRLLKQLEQKEYIFRKSTEKDNRMGLVNLTEKGCEVYYRLNTAANQSIERIFSHLEDRQLQRLVHCMDSIYKIINSVETGLTVDNNEPIVIRPIEESDNASIASVLRASVEEHGAPKVGTFYDDPHTDRMFQTFNIKGAEYWIVESNGVILGGGGFYPTKGLPHGYAELSKFHFRPELRGRGIGKRLLQFIEQRAVSAGYVYMYIVSYHQFGNAVSMYEKYGYEHIDNALDQSGLYQDAPFHMVKAL; encoded by the coding sequence ATGAAGCAAGAATATATAAGTCGTATAAGGTCTTTCAACAGATATTATACGAAAATATTAGGTATACTCAACAAATACTATTTAGGAAGTGAATTGGGACTTCCGGAGGTGCGTATTATTCAGGATGTTTATTTACACCCTGACAGGAGTTCTAAAGATATATCCAATGAATTAAACATGGATAAAGGCTTGTTATCCCGCTTATTAAAACAATTGGAACAGAAAGAGTATATATTTCGAAAAAGCACGGAAAAGGATAATCGTATGGGGTTGGTAAATCTCACAGAAAAAGGATGTGAGGTTTATTACCGCTTGAATACTGCTGCAAATCAATCTATTGAAAGGATATTCTCACACTTAGAAGATCGTCAACTACAAAGATTGGTTCATTGTATGGATTCTATTTATAAGATAATAAATAGTGTGGAGACCGGTCTTACCGTTGATAATAATGAGCCAATTGTTATACGACCGATAGAAGAATCAGATAATGCTTCAATAGCATCGGTGCTTCGTGCGTCAGTAGAGGAGCATGGAGCTCCTAAGGTCGGTACTTTTTATGATGATCCGCATACGGATAGAATGTTTCAGACTTTTAATATTAAAGGTGCAGAATACTGGATAGTGGAAAGTAATGGTGTAATATTAGGCGGAGGTGGCTTTTATCCGACCAAAGGTTTACCACATGGTTATGCTGAGTTATCGAAATTTCATTTTAGACCGGAGCTTAGAGGGAGAGGTATTGGAAAACGTTTACTTCAATTCATAGAGCAGCGTGCTGTTAGTGCCGGATATGTGTATATGTATATTGTTTCTTATCATCAGTTTGGAAATGCTGTTAGTATGTATGAAAAATACGGATATGAACATATAGACAATGCATTAGATCAGTCGGGCTTGTATCAAGATGCACCTTTCCACATGGTAAAAGCACTCTGA
- the hemG gene encoding protoporphyrinogen oxidase, which yields MNQTVTENHRLRDTIIIGAGLTGLTTAYCLTRKGCDIEVIEQSPCVGGQIRTYHENGFTFESGPNTGVISHPEVAELLAELSPTCRLETAREASRQRLIWKGDRFHSLPSGLFSAITTPLFSTKDKFNILGEPFRSKGNNPDETIGELIQRRLGISYLHYAVDPFISGVYAGDPMRLVTRHALPKLYQLEQTYGSFILGGIAKSFSHRSERDRLATRKVFSTYGGLSNLTKALEQAIGIKRFSLGATSTSLMPCEQGWVVSFTDSCGIVNRIHCRKVITTAPAFALPSLLPFVPDKQMNRISNLTYAPVMQVSVGLRNTYGKEFHAFGGLVPSCEQKPVLGILFPSACFDNRSPEGGALYSYFLGGTRHPELLEKSDDEIIRLITTGLNEMLDYPAGIVPDLIRIFRHKKAIPQYESSSTDRFAAINELQKQYPGLVVAGNLKGGIGMADRIKQAVEIARER from the coding sequence ATGAACCAGACAGTAACAGAAAATCATCGTTTGCGAGATACCATCATCATCGGTGCAGGTCTAACAGGTCTGACTACCGCCTATTGCCTTACCCGTAAGGGATGTGATATCGAGGTAATTGAACAGAGCCCCTGCGTAGGCGGCCAGATACGTACCTACCACGAAAATGGTTTTACGTTTGAAAGTGGGCCCAATACCGGTGTAATCTCCCACCCTGAAGTAGCCGAACTCTTGGCGGAACTATCCCCCACCTGCCGTTTAGAAACGGCCCGTGAAGCGTCCAGGCAACGCCTTATATGGAAAGGAGATCGCTTTCATTCTCTCCCCTCAGGACTGTTCAGTGCAATCACCACCCCATTATTCAGTACAAAAGATAAATTCAATATACTGGGTGAGCCCTTCCGTTCAAAAGGAAACAATCCCGATGAAACGATTGGTGAACTGATACAGCGGCGCCTGGGTATCTCTTATCTACATTATGCAGTAGACCCATTCATTTCCGGGGTTTATGCCGGTGACCCTATGCGATTGGTTACCCGTCATGCCCTGCCTAAACTTTATCAACTAGAACAAACTTATGGCAGTTTCATTCTCGGTGGTATTGCAAAATCATTTTCACATCGAAGTGAACGCGACCGGTTGGCTACACGAAAAGTTTTCTCTACTTATGGGGGACTTAGTAACCTGACAAAAGCATTGGAACAGGCCATTGGAATCAAACGATTCTCCCTGGGAGCTACTTCCACTTCCCTAATGCCATGTGAACAAGGATGGGTAGTTTCTTTCACAGATTCCTGTGGAATAGTTAACCGAATCCACTGCCGAAAGGTGATAACCACCGCACCTGCCTTTGCCCTCCCTTCACTTCTCCCTTTCGTCCCTGACAAACAGATGAATCGGATAAGTAATCTTACCTATGCCCCTGTGATGCAAGTCTCCGTGGGATTGCGTAATACTTATGGAAAAGAGTTTCATGCCTTTGGCGGATTGGTCCCTTCCTGTGAACAAAAACCAGTTTTAGGTATTCTGTTTCCATCGGCCTGTTTCGATAACCGTTCCCCCGAAGGAGGTGCATTATATTCATACTTCTTAGGCGGGACGAGACACCCTGAACTTCTAGAGAAAAGTGACGACGAAATTATCAGGTTGATAACCACCGGCCTGAATGAAATGTTAGATTATCCTGCCGGAATAGTACCTGATCTTATACGTATCTTCCGGCATAAGAAAGCCATTCCCCAATACGAAAGCAGCAGTACCGACAGATTTGCTGCGATCAATGAACTGCAAAAACAGTATCCCGGATTGGTGGTAGCAGGAAATCTCAAAGGAGGAATCGGCATGGCCGACCGCATCAAACAGGCTGTTGAAATCGCCCGAGAAAGATGA